Genomic segment of Hippocampus zosterae strain Florida chromosome 12, ASM2543408v3, whole genome shotgun sequence:
tttatatagcgctgtcacaacagcggcagctgtaacaaagcgcttaactaAACAGACAGTATAATTATTCgttctccttttttgtttcaattttctcatattcattataattagcatttcttGAATATAATTGATAAGTTGATCATAATCCAAAACAttgatgttctccccgtacctgcgtggggtttcttcGGGGActcttgtttcctcccacattcacaaaaaaatgcacgataggttaattgatcactctaaattgtccgcagGTCTGACTGTcagtatgaatggttgttcgtctatgcgttccctgcgactggctggcaaccagttcaaggtgtaccccgtcgactgcccgaagacggctgggataggctccagcatgaccgtgcccctcgtgaagataagcggattagtGTTTTGTAGTTTTCCTGCCTGCGGTGTGTGCTAAATACATTATACTTCCATCTGTATTGTGCAGTGACCACTacaactaacagatatgctctcTTCCTTTTATGTAGATATAGGAAACAAATCGTTCTTAATTTTGCCCTtggtatattgaaaaaaaaagtaagacaaagaatatatacatttatttatttgatacacTAGTATCATATTAAAATAcattatgaaaacaaatctgTTTCCGGTAACATTACCACCTTATGAATAAACACATGGATTATAGTTTAAAATGGCAAACTGTTTTTACATGTAATGTTGCAGTTGGACAATGAGGGTCATTCCTTGGATAAATAATGACTCATTAATTCAATACTTTTTGGCGCAGTATCTTTTCACATGAATAGCAAATTATTCTTACTACTTGCTATGCTGCTATATTGATTCCCGAGCTTTTTCCTCGCTCGGCCAGTGGGGGTCTGTTACATTAACCCTTCTTCCCACTGTGTGATTTGgttttgttcacaaaataaaaagacaatatgAACAATTTGAAAGAGAAAAATTAACCATCAATTTGAATGGACCTTTATTTTCTTGTGTCTGGCAATTCTCTTGGCATGTTGAAAGGAGCGTGTGAGGGAAACAAAGTTTTCATAACCGTTTGAGGATAAAGCATATTTACGTTGATATGATGAGACATTAGAGTAACTAGTGAATTTTCTATTCTGGTTCTGTGAGTTCACCCTTGAGGCACTGGATGCTCCGCTCTCCCCAATGGCCGTGATCACACCATATGTGCAGAAACTTCTGACTGAGCGAACACGCACAAAGCCTTTGTGCACACATAATGCAGGTGATTCGCAGTCAGAAATGTATGGACGGAGAAGCATTGTTACGCATTTATAGGCCCTGTTCAGCAAAAAGTCAGTCTGCTAAATCATCAGCTTTGCGCATTTGAATAACAACGCATCATGTCCCCCGGGTTTTGTATAAAAAGGCCTTGCAATCATGGGGTTAGCAGAGCAAGTTGAATCCTCTACTGGGAACAACCTAAACCATCACCATGGGCAAGGTAAAAACAcgttgttgcatttctttcatgGGCAATGCAAAAACCtctcttttttccacttttcaGATCATCCTTTTCGAGGAGAAGAACCTCCAGGGCCGCTCCTACGAGTGCCTGAACGACTGCCCCGAGCTGACCACTGTTCTGGGTCGCTGCCAGTCCTGCCGGGTGGAGAGTGGCTGCTTCATGGTCTATGAGCGCTCCAACTTCCTGGGCAACCAGTTGTTCCTCAAGAGAGGAGAGTACCAAGACCTGCAGCGCATGACGACTCTGGGAGTGACCCTGGACTCCATCAGATCCTGTAGAATGATCCCCTTGGTGAGCAACCAACCAAAAGCTGAATGTTACGAGTGTGAACACGGCAGACATTGACATGATTGACATTTGGAATTTGAATTACAGCACAGAGGCCAATTCAAGATTAAGATCTTTGAGCGAGAGAACCTGACTGGTCAGTCCAACGAACTGCAGGAGGACTGCGAGAACATCATGGAGCGCCTGCGCATGAACGACATCCTGTCCTGCCAGGTGCTGGAGGGTCACTGGCTGCTGTTCGAGCAGCCCCATTTCCGCGGCAGGATGATCTACGTGAAGCCCGGTGAACACCGCAGCCTCAAGGAGATGGGCATTAGCGGCATCAGGATCATCAGTTTGAGACGTATCACTGACATGTGCTAGAACTTTGTGCTCatcttgaataaataaaaacaatgtcttCTTCATAAGCATCTTTGCCTATTTGGTGTTGATTCAGGAGTTATGATCTCACTGCAGACGGACAAACACACATGATTCAACCTTTATACATCCATTTGTTCTTGAGGACGATATCAAAatcgatcaatcaatcaacccaacaaactttatttatgtagGACTTTTTAGAGATCAGAAAATGTTGTGCAATTAAAACATCCACATCAAAAGAGGAACCTTCCCCTACCCCCAACATACATAGATACATATCCCCACAAGCAGTCACTGCAGACCTGACGTCCTCAAGAAGGCTTTTCCATAGCTGCGGAGCGAAATGGCTAATGCAGCCTCACCATGTATTCTGGTTTTCACGCTAGGAATAATTAAAAGGGCAGTGCCAGAGGACCTCGGGATCCGCGAGGGCTGATATGACAAAAGCAGGTCAGATGAATATGATGGTCCAAGACCATTGAGACATTTAACAACGaataaaagcactttaaaatcgATCCTGAAACACACGGGGAGCCAATGCGGCGATTTCAAAACTCATGCAACTTGTTCCCACCCTCTGGTTCTTGTCAGGATTCAATCGGCTGCGTTCTGGAGTCGTTGTAAGCTTGAAATTCTCTTTTTAAGGGGATCAGAGAGCAGGGTATTACAATAATCACCTCGAAAGGAAAtaagtgtcatgattctgttgttgttgagatgaaatttggttttgattcagtttactgtcatggttctgttccgtTGTTTTATTACTTTGGTTTATTGggattttcaggactttgtgttattgatttgagtttttccagaGTGCCccctgcaagtgtttttgtttgtaaattttGTTCATTACATTCTGTTGCTCCTGCCTCCCTCCtttttgggtcctctaccatcaCGCACCTCACGACAAAAATCATGCATCAGCACTTCCGTGTTAGCCTGACAGACAAATGGGCGGACTCTCAAAGGGCCCTCTGTTGTCAAGAGACACGGAAATATACAGCTGTGTGTCATCAGCATCGCTGTGGAAGCTGATACTGTGTCTCCTGATGACGTCCGTAAGGGGAAGAATAGGAAGAATTGAACCGTGGGGAACcccacatttcatttcatggacTCTGGAGGAACAAGTATCAATATTTACATAagaaacatctttctgtgagaTAGTAATAGGTTGAAATTGTCAATAAAAGCAAAATCAGGATGATCACAAATGGAGGAGTTTTCCACATATTCAGGTTTAAAAGGCGACTGAAAAGGCATGACGAGCCTTCGTTCGTCTGCTCCGACTATCGACGCAATGTGCAATACTGCATAATCAATTCCAAGGTGAGACGCAGACCACCCAAAAGTGTGAGCAAAATAGTTCAAATCATCAGTTTTCGTCTTTGTTGTCTGTGTGTCTGAAGAACCGCATTTAAGAACTGAGATAATTCCACTAACTAACCTTTTTGTCCTGATGGTAAAAGAAAGATGTTTAAGATAGGAACCGACACCATTCAagaaaatgtgatcatttgaagAGAAATTGTCATTTTCCTTCTTCCTTTTCATGAACACAAAATCACACCGTGAGATAGCGAATGTTATCAAAATATCAAGGATATGACATTGGAGTGATAGTTGTCCTCACTTAAAATTTGCACACCACACCGGCATCATCCGGATGCGCTTCTGCCATATACAGTGTAAGAGTTGCGTTGCAGATGAGACACCAGGAAGTAAATTctaaagtgatttttatttcaaatcttgTTTTGCTTCACAGTTGCTTCTAAGAGCAGGATTCCATGATGCGCTTCATGCTCATGACGCGAGTGCCGTTTATGCCCATGTTCTTGAAGCTCCTGTACTCGCCTGGCCTCAGGTACATCATCTTGCCCCTGAAGCTGGGCTGCTCAAACAGCAGCCAGTGGCCATCTAACACGCTGCAGGACAAGCATTCACTCATGCGAAGGCGTTCTGGGATGTTCTCGCAGTCCTCCTGCAGCTCGTTGGACTGGCCGCTCATGTTCTCCTGCTCAAAAATCTTGATCTTGAACTGGCCTCTGTGCTGTTGGTTGAAATGAAAGCAGGAAAGGTCAGCAACTCGCACCATTTcgaattgattttttatttttattttatttttttaacaaaaggtGAAAGAGTTTTTGGCATGCTAGTGCACGGGATAAGACAaaggttctgggttcgaatctTGGCACGTCCTCCCTGTGCTTGTATGGATTTTCATCAGGTTGCATCCCACATTATGGAAACACGGATACTAGGTAACTCACTGTCAAAGTAAATGTGGCAAGGCAGTATCTTCTTCAAGGATACATCAACATGGTCAAAGGACTGAGGATTAAATTGAAAACCATCGGATCGAGAAAAGACCCAGATGCAACCTAAGCGAAACCATACCTTCCCTGCGAGTGAATGATTGTTGTCTCcctgtgctctgtgattgacttGTGACCAATCTCACTCATGACCCTGAACAGACTAAGTGGTAGGCAATGGGAGGCTGTCGTACAGTACCATGGGGATCATGCGGCAAGACCTGATGCAGTCACTCATGCCCATGCGCTGGTAATCTGAGTAGTCCCCCCTCCTGACAAAGAACTGGTTTCCCATGTAGTTTGCGCGGTCGTAGACCATGAAGCAGCCGCTCTCCACCCGGCAAGAGAGACACCTGCTCAGGTAAGAGGACATGTCAGCGCAGTCGCTGCTGGTCTCATAGGAACGGCCCTGGAAGTTCCTGTCCTCATAGAAGATGATCTGCAACCCAAGCAGTTTTAATTGATTACATTGATTGATTAGCCAATAAAACTaatttcaccccccaccccctaaaggCGAGATTTACCTTGCCCATGGTCATAGCTGCGGTGATAACGTGTGGAAGAGCAAACAGACTGCTTGGTTTTCTCCATGTCACCCAGTTGCTTTTATACCTGACCTCGCGAGTGAAGCATACGTGACCTCATTGTGCAAAGTCCTGACAGGGCAACATGCAGTGGAGGCCCCACCGCGTGCACGGCCGCAATTCAAAAAGACCTTCATACAGATCGTGATTTGCGGCGGTAGCAATTGTAGCGAAGAGGCCACCTGCATTGTCTACACCGTTCAAAGGCAGAAAACAGGTtttccacaaacacatttttcccaAGGATCACTCCATAAATACATGATTATTAACaaacattcaacaaaataaagaaataaatcaaaataaataaatctaaattttgaaataattgaagtaccTCACACAATTTCAATGGACATGCAGCAGTGTTTTGCAACTTACTCTAGCATATATCAGTGTATTCGTACTTGTACTCCTCTGAGAGTAATCAGTTACCATAATGTTACTGCCTCTGAAATGTAATGCATTTCACTAGTTCTATTACTCGTCAAAAATGACATGGGGAATTATAAAGTGTCAGTGGTGATATGGTTGAGGgatgttcacaatttttttgtctttgtcagagAAGTCGTGGCATGAATGAATCAGCAATGATCGTGTCCTGCGAGAAATGTGGGGCGAAGTGACATTTCGTCTCGTGATGCAAAATAGCGTCAGATGAGAAAAACTGGAACCTTCACAATATTCTCACTttgaaaaagtacattttcatttcgttaagttaaaaatatatactgtaggtcaggggtgcccaatatgtcgatcgcgatcgaccgacAGTCGATCGCGAGGAGTGTAGATGGGCAAAACCCCCCAAcctaaaacatttgtgtgtctgtgtgtgtgatataaatatgatatatttttgtattagtgcacactgcacccttagCATCCTAGTGAggtctcactttcacaagaagtatttaaaaaataacattaaaaaaagcaaattagggtggcccggtggtccaatggttagcgcgttgacctcacagtgcagaggttgtgggttcaatcccagctccggccttcctgtgtggagtttgcatgttctccccgggcctgcgtgagttttctccaggtactccggtttcctcccacattccaaaaacatgcgtggcaggctgattgaacactctaaattgtccctgagtgtgtgtgtgagcgcagatggttgtttgtctctgtgtgccctgagtttggcaggcaaccggttcaaggtgtcccctgcctactgcccgaagatggctgggataggccccagcaccccctgtgaccATAAAGCgg
This window contains:
- the LOC127611353 gene encoding gamma-crystallin M1-like isoform X3, which translates into the protein MGKIILFEEKNLQGRSYECLNDCPELTTVLGRCQSCRVESGCFMVYERSNFLGNQLFLKRGEYQDLQRMTTLGVTLDSIRSCRMIPLHRGQFKIKIFERENLTGQSNELQEDCENIMERLRMNDILSCQVLEGHWLLFEQPHFRGRMIYVKPGEHRSLKEMGISGIRIISLRRITDMC
- the LOC127611353 gene encoding gamma-crystallin M1-like isoform X2: MGKIILFEEKNLQGRSYECLNDCPELTTVLGRCQSCRVESGCFMVYERSNFLGNQLFLKRGEYQDLQRMTTLGVTLDSIRSCRMIPLHRGQFKIKIFERENLTGQSNELQEDCENIMERLRMNDILSCQVLEGHWLLFEQPHFRGRMIYVKPGEHRSLKEMGISGIRIISLRRITDMC
- the LOC127611357 gene encoding gamma-crystallin M3-like; translation: MTMGKIIFYEDRNFQGRSYETSSDCADMSSYLSRCLSCRVESGCFMVYDRANYMGNQFFVRRGDYSDYQRMGMSDCIRSCRMIPMHRGQFKIKIFEQENMSGQSNELQEDCENIPERLRMSECLSCSVLDGHWLLFEQPSFRGKMMYLRPGEYRSFKNMGINGTRVMSMKRIMESCS
- the LOC127611353 gene encoding gamma-crystallin M1-like isoform X1; the protein is MGNAKTSLFSTFQIILFEEKNLQGRSYECLNDCPELTTVLGRCQSCRVESGCFMVYERSNFLGNQLFLKRGEYQDLQRMTTLGVTLDSIRSCRMIPLHRGQFKIKIFERENLTGQSNELQEDCENIMERLRMNDILSCQVLEGHWLLFEQPHFRGRMIYVKPGEHRSLKEMGISGIRIISLRRITDMC